Proteins co-encoded in one Gossypium arboreum isolate Shixiya-1 chromosome 11, ASM2569848v2, whole genome shotgun sequence genomic window:
- the LOC108479339 gene encoding uncharacterized protein LOC108479339, protein MDEPSPSADPPTNQFGSLNDLAHELASLEDLASRGSWRSILDKVSRARSLNLLNNPHDHLIYLTYNVLALSKLRRFADASTDLDTLDDFNSHYYKYETYPQLYPNRSGSMLPFSLRFIHAQLPIKLGNRQEGLDRFYRLLNFIRQKIKEKESNNLHDSVKIWKRRENFVLNCLIGHHLGDKEFILCVDLIKDMIDRDYLDPLLVSKLGYIQMQIGDIEGAKGSFNHVETMLNEGKNDGHSFLSEVQFRNLVNRNKALVYVVGKDYVSAVREYEECIERDHTDVVAINNKALCLMYLRDLSDSIKVLENALERVPTSALNETLVVNLCSMYELAYVNHSEIKRTLNNWIVHVAPDDFDASCIRV, encoded by the coding sequence ATGGACGAACCATCACCGTCCGCCGACCCTCCGACGAACCAATTCGGATCTCTGAACGACCTAGCCCACGAGCTCGCCTCGCTCGAAGACCTCGCTAGTCGTGGCTCATGGCGCTCCATTCTCGACAAAGTTTCCCGAGCCCGTTCCCTCAACCTCCTAAATAACCCCCACGACCACCTTATCTACCTCACCTACAACGTTCTCGCCCTCTCGAAACTACGACGTTTCGCCGACGCTTCGACCGACCTCGACACTCTCGACGACTTCAACAGCCACTATTATAAGTACGAAACTTACCCTCAACTTTACCCGAACCGGTCTGGTTCGATGCTCCCTTTCTCTCTTCGGTTCATCCATGCTCAGCTTCCGATCAAGCTCGGGAATCGCCAAGAAGGGTTAGATCGGTTTTATCGTTTGCTTAATTTTATTCgtcagaaaataaaagaaaaagaaagcaatAACCTACATGATTCTGTCAAAATTTGGAAAAGAAgggaaaattttgttttgaattgTTTAATTGGGCATCATTTGGGAGATAAGGAATTCATTTTGTGTGTAGATTTGATCAAGGATATGATTGATCGTGATTATTTAGATCCACTCTTAGTTTCAAAATTAGGGTATATTCAGATGCAGATTGGTGATATTGAAGGGGCAAAAGGGTCATTTAACCATGTAGAGACGATGTTAAATGAAGGGAAGAATGATGGGCATTCGTTCTTGAGTGAAGTTCAATTTAGGAACCTTGTGAATAGAAACAAGGCCTTGGTTTATGTGGTGGGCAAAGATTATGTTTCTGCGGTGAGGGAATATGAGGAGTGTATCGAAAGGGATCATACGGATGTTGTTGCAATTAATAATAAGGCACTTTGTTTGATGTATTTGAGAGATCTGTCTGATTCCATTAAGGTATTGGAGAATGCACTCGAAAGGGTTCCTACCAGCGCATTGAATGAGACTCTGGTGGTCAATCTGTGTAGTATGTATGAGCTGGCATATGTCAATCACTCAGAGATTAAGAGGACTTTGAATAATTGGATTGTACATGTTGCTCCCGATGATTTTGATGCATCTTGTATCAGGGTTTGA